Proteins encoded by one window of Streptomyces sp. NBC_01571:
- a CDS encoding FAD-dependent monooxygenase: protein MSNRASAPRGAAADDRAPASGRAVVIGAGLAGLLAAAALHTYADVTVVERDVLPAGPEPRRGLPQARHAHLLWSGGARAMEELLPGVTAAWLAAGARRIPLPTGLVTLSARGWLRRWPEMEFMISCSRDLLDSVLREQVAGKERVTVLDGTELLGLEGDASRVTGVRVRTSDGSERVLEADLVVDASGRGSRSTAWLDALGVPQAPMDEVDSGLAYASRVFRAPAGTADYPVVNVQPDPAQPVPAQSATIVPLEGDRWLVTLSGTRGGQPTASAEEFELFARAVRHPVVGELIAHAEPLTDVVLTRSTINRRRFFEKVRDWPEGFVALGDSVATYNPVYGHGMSVAAQGAVALRGQVAEHGTAAPGLARRVQRAVGLPVTIAWELATGTDIRYPDAIGEQPGVAQKLLGRYVERLTRTAAGRPLVARAFLSVITLSAPLTALVKPPVLFEVLRGPRRPPLAEPPLTPDERAAVLSAPEPSVAPTAG, encoded by the coding sequence ATGAGCAATCGCGCTAGCGCCCCCCGGGGCGCGGCAGCAGACGACCGCGCCCCGGCCTCCGGTCGGGCCGTCGTCATCGGAGCCGGGCTGGCCGGCCTGCTGGCCGCCGCGGCCCTGCACACGTACGCCGACGTCACCGTCGTCGAGCGTGACGTCCTGCCCGCCGGGCCCGAACCGCGCAGGGGGCTGCCCCAGGCCCGTCATGCCCATCTGCTGTGGTCCGGCGGCGCCCGCGCGATGGAGGAGCTGCTTCCCGGTGTGACCGCCGCGTGGCTCGCCGCGGGCGCCCGCCGCATCCCGCTGCCGACCGGACTGGTCACCCTGTCGGCGCGGGGCTGGCTGCGGCGCTGGCCCGAGATGGAGTTCATGATCTCGTGCAGCCGTGATCTGCTCGACTCGGTGCTGCGCGAGCAGGTCGCGGGCAAGGAGCGGGTGACCGTCCTGGACGGCACGGAACTGCTCGGACTCGAGGGCGACGCCTCCCGGGTGACCGGTGTGCGGGTACGGACGTCCGACGGCAGCGAGCGGGTTCTGGAGGCCGATCTGGTGGTGGACGCCTCGGGACGCGGCTCGCGGTCCACCGCATGGCTCGACGCACTGGGCGTCCCGCAGGCTCCGATGGACGAGGTCGACTCCGGACTCGCCTACGCCAGCCGGGTCTTCCGGGCACCGGCGGGCACCGCGGACTACCCGGTGGTCAATGTGCAGCCCGACCCGGCGCAGCCCGTGCCCGCGCAGTCCGCGACCATCGTGCCCCTGGAGGGCGACCGCTGGCTGGTGACGCTCTCGGGCACCCGCGGCGGACAACCGACGGCCTCGGCCGAGGAGTTCGAGCTGTTCGCGCGCGCCGTCCGGCATCCCGTGGTGGGCGAGCTGATCGCGCACGCGGAGCCGCTGACGGACGTCGTGCTCACCCGCAGCACGATCAACCGGCGGCGCTTCTTCGAGAAGGTGCGGGACTGGCCCGAGGGGTTCGTCGCGCTCGGCGACTCCGTCGCCACGTACAACCCGGTCTACGGACACGGTATGTCGGTGGCCGCCCAGGGTGCGGTGGCGCTGCGCGGACAGGTGGCCGAGCACGGGACCGCGGCGCCCGGGCTCGCGCGACGGGTTCAGCGAGCGGTGGGGCTCCCGGTGACGATCGCCTGGGAACTGGCCACGGGAACCGACATCCGATACCCCGACGCGATCGGCGAACAGCCCGGCGTGGCGCAGAAGCTGCTCGGCCGCTACGTGGAACGGCTGACGCGGACCGCGGCGGGACGTCCACTGGTCGCCAGGGCCTTCCTCTCCGTGATCACCCTCTCCGCGCCGCTGACCGCGCTCGTCAAGCCCCCGGTGCTCTTCGAGGTGCTGCGCGGTCCGCGGCGTCCCCCGCTGGCCGAGCCGCCGCTCACGCCCGACGAGCGCGCGGCGGTGCTCAGCGCGCCGGAGCCCTCGGTGGCACCGACCGCGGGCTGA
- a CDS encoding MAB_1171c family putative transporter, which yields MDGSSYYVPAVAMGVALAVKAPTLIRGWRDPLLRSVGVLLALACLVFLFAAPPTIGEVNDLTGIPNVSAPLVYCLLTAFSASCLVLIINWRGGPAEVTRRLSRRWITGYGVVSVALVVLYLLGDCREERLRDLDTYYANTPFIREMIVLYLASLTVAGVAMNVMCWRWALQVSGWLRAGLLTIAFGFLFNIPYSALKFIAVGARWNGTDLDSLSTDVAPVLASVGAQVSAVGFLLPLACQRIGDSWCTWSTYRRLGPLWRELKSVSAHEDRAVRISWWSPAELQVTQRESDIHDGMLGLYPYFDSEARALAYDAAVAAGSEPVQAQAEADAAMVTAAVRARAADPEGRVISAAEAATAPVGPGSAHAYPDGPRDLVRMSMALRQSPVVAAARGRAATRSESDFHEQSR from the coding sequence ATGGACGGATCCAGCTACTACGTCCCTGCGGTCGCCATGGGCGTCGCCCTGGCCGTGAAGGCGCCCACCCTGATCCGCGGCTGGCGCGACCCGCTGCTGAGGTCCGTGGGCGTCCTGCTGGCCCTGGCCTGCCTGGTCTTCCTCTTCGCGGCACCGCCGACCATCGGCGAGGTCAACGATCTGACGGGGATCCCCAACGTCTCGGCGCCCCTCGTCTACTGCCTGCTGACCGCTTTCAGCGCCTCCTGTCTGGTGCTGATCATCAACTGGCGGGGCGGACCCGCCGAGGTGACCCGCCGGCTCTCCCGTCGCTGGATCACCGGGTACGGCGTGGTGAGCGTGGCGCTGGTCGTGCTGTACCTGCTGGGGGACTGCCGCGAGGAGCGGCTGCGCGACCTCGACACCTACTACGCCAACACCCCGTTCATCCGCGAGATGATCGTGCTGTACCTCGCCTCACTGACCGTCGCGGGCGTCGCGATGAACGTCATGTGCTGGCGCTGGGCCCTGCAGGTGAGCGGCTGGCTGCGGGCCGGACTGCTGACGATCGCGTTCGGCTTCCTCTTCAACATCCCTTACTCGGCGCTCAAGTTCATCGCCGTGGGCGCCCGCTGGAACGGCACCGACCTGGACAGTTTGAGTACCGACGTGGCGCCGGTGCTGGCCTCGGTCGGAGCCCAGGTCAGCGCGGTCGGCTTCCTGCTGCCGCTGGCCTGCCAGCGCATCGGGGACAGCTGGTGCACCTGGTCGACGTACCGCCGGCTCGGGCCGCTGTGGCGCGAACTGAAGTCGGTCTCGGCCCACGAGGACCGCGCCGTGCGGATCTCCTGGTGGTCCCCCGCCGAACTCCAGGTCACCCAGCGGGAGTCCGACATCCACGACGGCATGCTCGGCCTGTACCCCTACTTCGACTCCGAGGCGCGCGCCCTCGCCTACGACGCGGCCGTGGCGGCGGGCTCCGAGCCCGTCCAGGCACAGGCCGAGGCCGACGCCGCGATGGTGACGGCGGCGGTACGGGCCAGGGCGGCCGACCCCGAGGGCCGGGTCATCAGCGCGGCGGAGGCGGCCACCGCCCCCGTCGGACCCGGGTCCGCACACGCCTACCCCGACGGGCCACGCGACCTCGTGCGGATGTCGATGGCCCTGCGTCAGTCCCCCGTCGTCGCGGCCGCCCGAGGGCGCGCCGCCACCAGGTCAGAGAGCGACTTCCATGAGCAATCGCGCTAG
- a CDS encoding toxin-antitoxin system, toxin component, whose amino-acid sequence MRRLCGELVAELSLPAPAEPATLYAALCDAMSRRRGRPVQFRTAVFPPGTASGLWLDMAEQDLVVIEERTAPDHQLVILGHELWHMKAGHCGHHVEGAAVAARLLSDDADLQATVLKVAARTRFDLADEKEAESFGLLLASKCRTWLAGSSLRGPVSRDGLAGRIEASLGYRGPQG is encoded by the coding sequence ATGCGCCGTCTGTGCGGCGAGCTGGTCGCGGAGCTCTCGCTCCCCGCGCCGGCGGAACCCGCCACCCTGTACGCCGCCCTGTGCGACGCCATGAGCAGACGCCGTGGCCGGCCCGTCCAGTTCCGTACGGCCGTGTTCCCGCCCGGTACCGCCAGCGGGCTGTGGCTCGACATGGCCGAGCAGGACCTTGTCGTCATCGAGGAACGCACCGCCCCCGACCACCAGTTGGTGATCCTCGGCCACGAGCTGTGGCACATGAAGGCCGGGCACTGCGGCCACCATGTCGAGGGCGCGGCCGTGGCCGCCCGTCTGCTCAGCGACGACGCGGACCTGCAGGCGACCGTCCTGAAGGTCGCCGCGCGCACCCGGTTCGACCTCGCCGACGAGAAGGAGGCCGAGAGCTTCGGTCTGCTGCTCGCCAGCAAGTGCCGCACGTGGCTGGCCGGTTCATCGCTGCGCGGGCCGGTGAGCCGGGACGGTCTGGCCGGCCGGATCGAGGCGTCCCTCGGCTATCGCGGACCGCAGGGCTGA
- a CDS encoding helix-turn-helix transcriptional regulator, whose product MTDGFEVPGATATVLLPAVVARVTALADRLGVQHTEVFDVRRLSAESGVPEPVVRALLGGRPAGEPDLQARFLQRLDLLRRTRLKPNGRRYTQQEIADGAGMSRQQAGALINGDRRPTMEHCDAIQRFFRVHAGFLTAEDSEALVGALQRSEQELLQQLADREREAAAAADDPLERLLQDHGVRGIAWRAAQLPTDQHRDKVAEWLDMLLESVKRPES is encoded by the coding sequence GTGACGGATGGCTTCGAAGTTCCGGGCGCCACGGCGACGGTTCTGCTGCCGGCCGTCGTGGCCCGGGTCACCGCGCTCGCCGACCGGCTCGGTGTGCAGCACACCGAGGTTTTCGACGTACGGCGCCTTTCGGCGGAGTCCGGCGTTCCCGAGCCCGTGGTGCGGGCACTGCTCGGCGGCCGCCCAGCCGGCGAGCCCGATCTGCAGGCCCGCTTCCTGCAGCGTCTCGACCTGCTGCGCCGCACCCGGCTCAAGCCCAACGGGCGCAGATACACCCAGCAGGAGATCGCCGACGGCGCGGGCATGTCGCGTCAGCAGGCGGGCGCTCTCATCAACGGCGACCGGCGCCCCACCATGGAGCACTGCGATGCCATCCAGCGCTTCTTCCGGGTGCACGCGGGATTCCTGACGGCCGAGGACTCCGAGGCGCTCGTGGGTGCCCTGCAGCGTTCCGAGCAGGAGCTGCTGCAACAGCTCGCCGACCGCGAGCGCGAGGCGGCCGCGGCGGCCGACGACCCGCTGGAGAGGCTGTTGCAGGACCACGGCGTCCGCGGCATCGCCTGGCGGGCCGCTCAGTTGCCCACCGACCAGCACCGCGACAAGGTCGCCGAATGGCTGGACATGCTCTTGGAAAGCGTCAAGCGGCCCGAGTCATGA
- a CDS encoding aminopeptidase P family protein has protein sequence MAKARKNGLYREISEELSALMRTGWADTERRDIQPAEQAPYAARRRAALGALFPGERLVIPSGSLRIRSNDSHYPFRPYTGYVHLTGDQSRDCALVLEPRPEGGHDAYCYRLPRDGRDTDGFWTGTTAELWTGRRRSLAESERELGLVCRDIRALPEHLRDTRTPTRVVRGHDPALDATPGADDERDAELEEALSGLRLVKDAWEIGEMRRAVDSTVRGFTDVVRELSQAVATSERWIEGTFFRRARVEGNDVGYGSICAAGEHATIMHWTDNDGPVRPGELLLLDAGVETRTLYTADVTRTLPINGTFSPLQRKVYDAVHEAQEAGMAAVKPGARYRDFHEAAQRSMTERLVSWGLVEGPAERAYELGLQRRFTMAGTGHMLGLDVHDCAQARNEDYVDGVLEPGMVLTVEPGLYFQPDDLTVPEEWRGIGVRIEDDLLVTADGYENLSGGLPRSAAEVEAWMREFAG, from the coding sequence GTGGCCAAGGCCCGGAAGAACGGTCTGTACCGAGAGATCTCCGAGGAACTGTCCGCCCTGATGCGAACGGGCTGGGCGGACACCGAGCGGCGCGACATACAACCGGCCGAGCAGGCGCCGTACGCGGCCCGCCGCCGCGCCGCGCTGGGCGCGCTCTTCCCCGGCGAGCGACTCGTCATCCCCTCCGGAAGCCTCAGGATCCGCTCGAACGACAGCCATTACCCGTTCCGCCCGTACACCGGCTACGTCCACCTGACGGGAGATCAGTCCCGGGACTGCGCCCTGGTCCTCGAACCCCGGCCCGAGGGCGGTCATGACGCGTACTGCTACCGGCTCCCCCGCGACGGCCGGGACACCGACGGGTTCTGGACCGGCACGACCGCCGAACTGTGGACGGGCCGCCGCCGCTCCCTCGCCGAGTCGGAGCGCGAACTCGGCCTCGTCTGCCGGGACATCCGCGCACTCCCCGAGCACCTGCGGGACACCCGCACACCGACCCGTGTCGTACGCGGCCACGACCCCGCGCTGGACGCGACGCCCGGCGCGGACGACGAGCGGGACGCCGAGCTGGAGGAGGCGCTGTCCGGTCTGCGGCTGGTCAAGGACGCGTGGGAGATCGGCGAGATGCGCCGGGCGGTGGACTCCACGGTGCGTGGGTTCACCGACGTCGTGAGGGAGTTGTCCCAGGCGGTGGCCACCTCGGAGCGCTGGATCGAGGGCACCTTCTTCCGCCGCGCCCGGGTCGAGGGCAACGACGTCGGCTACGGCTCCATCTGCGCCGCGGGCGAGCACGCCACGATCATGCACTGGACGGACAACGACGGCCCGGTCCGCCCGGGCGAACTGCTCCTGCTCGACGCGGGCGTGGAGACCCGCACCCTCTACACCGCCGACGTCACCCGCACCCTCCCGATCAACGGCACGTTCAGCCCGCTCCAGCGGAAGGTCTACGACGCGGTGCACGAGGCGCAGGAGGCCGGGATGGCCGCGGTGAAGCCGGGCGCCCGGTACCGCGACTTCCATGAGGCGGCCCAGCGGTCCATGACCGAACGGCTGGTGTCCTGGGGCCTGGTCGAGGGGCCGGCCGAGCGCGCGTACGAACTCGGCCTGCAGCGACGCTTCACCATGGCGGGCACCGGTCACATGCTCGGCCTCGACGTGCACGACTGCGCGCAGGCCCGCAACGAGGACTACGTCGACGGGGTGCTGGAGCCGGGCATGGTGCTGACCGTCGAGCCGGGCCTCTACTTCCAGCCCGACGACCTGACCGTGCCCGAGGAGTGGCGCGGCATCGGCGTGCGGATCGAGGACGACCTGCTGGTCACCGCCGACGGCTACGAGAACCTGTCGGGCGGGCTGCCGCGCTCGGCCGCCGAAGTCGAGGCCTGGATGCGGGAGTTCGCAGGCTAA
- a CDS encoding FAD-binding oxidoreductase — MSKGLTCDVVVVGAGMVGSACALYAARAGFDVALVDRGPVAGGTTGAGEGNLLVSDKEPGPELDLALLSGRLWSGLGEELGGAIEYEAKGGVVVAATPEDLTALESFAAGQRTAGVSAVPVPADRLHDLEPHLAPGLAGAVHYPQDTQVMPALAAAHLVRASGARLLTGRTVTEVLRTADGSVRGARTDKGDLYAPVVVNAAGTWGSAVAALAGVRLPVLPRRGFVLVTEPLPRRVRHKVYAADYVADVASDSAALQTSPVVEGTAAGPVLIGASRERVGFDRSFSLPAVRALAAGAIRLFPFLTDVRALRTYLGFRPYMPDHLPAIGPDPRVPGLFHACGHEGAGIGLAAGTGHLIAQVLTGGTPDLDLTPFRPDRFAQEAV, encoded by the coding sequence GTGAGCAAGGGACTGACCTGCGATGTCGTGGTGGTCGGAGCCGGAATGGTGGGCTCGGCCTGTGCCCTTTACGCGGCGCGGGCGGGCTTCGACGTGGCGCTCGTGGACCGCGGCCCGGTGGCCGGCGGCACCACCGGAGCGGGCGAGGGCAATCTGCTCGTCTCCGACAAGGAGCCCGGTCCCGAGCTCGATCTCGCGCTGCTGTCGGGACGTCTGTGGTCCGGGCTCGGGGAAGAACTGGGCGGCGCCATCGAGTACGAGGCCAAGGGCGGGGTCGTGGTGGCCGCCACGCCCGAGGACCTGACCGCGCTGGAGAGCTTCGCGGCGGGGCAGCGGACGGCCGGTGTCTCGGCCGTACCGGTCCCGGCGGACCGGCTCCACGATCTGGAACCGCACCTGGCACCCGGCCTGGCGGGCGCCGTGCACTACCCGCAGGACACCCAGGTGATGCCGGCGCTGGCCGCCGCCCACCTGGTGCGCGCTTCGGGCGCGCGGCTGCTCACCGGCCGGACCGTGACCGAGGTCCTACGCACGGCGGACGGGTCGGTCCGGGGCGCGCGCACCGACAAGGGGGACCTGTACGCGCCGGTGGTGGTGAACGCGGCGGGGACCTGGGGCTCCGCGGTGGCGGCGCTCGCGGGCGTACGACTGCCCGTGCTGCCCCGGCGCGGCTTCGTGCTGGTCACCGAGCCGCTGCCGCGGCGGGTACGGCACAAGGTGTACGCCGCGGACTACGTCGCCGACGTGGCCAGCGACTCGGCGGCGCTGCAGACCTCGCCGGTCGTGGAGGGGACGGCGGCGGGCCCGGTACTGATCGGCGCGAGCCGCGAACGGGTGGGCTTCGACCGCTCCTTCTCACTGCCGGCCGTACGGGCGCTGGCGGCGGGGGCGATCCGGCTCTTCCCCTTCCTGACGGACGTCCGCGCCCTGCGGACGTACCTGGGATTCCGCCCGTACATGCCCGACCACCTGCCCGCGATAGGTCCCGACCCGCGGGTGCCCGGACTCTTCCACGCCTGCGGGCACGAGGGAGCGGGAATCGGTCTCGCCGCCGGCACCGGGCATCTGATCGCCCAGGTCCTCACCGGCGGGACACCGGACCTGGACCTCACGCCGTTCAGGCCCGACCGCTTCGCGCAGGAGGCCGTGTGA
- a CDS encoding (2Fe-2S)-binding protein codes for MNPLELVGAEPGPGFTVTLDGRAITALPGQTVAAALWTAGITSWRTTRGSGRPRGVLCGIGVCFDCLVTVNDRPNQRACLVPVRPGDTIRTQEGTGHGG; via the coding sequence GTGAATCCCCTGGAACTGGTGGGTGCCGAGCCGGGGCCCGGGTTCACCGTCACCCTGGACGGCCGCGCGATCACGGCGCTGCCGGGTCAGACCGTCGCCGCCGCGCTGTGGACGGCGGGGATCACCTCCTGGCGCACCACCCGCGGCTCCGGGCGGCCGCGCGGAGTCCTCTGCGGCATCGGCGTCTGCTTCGACTGTCTGGTGACCGTCAACGACCGCCCCAACCAACGGGCCTGTCTGGTGCCGGTGCGACCGGGCGACACCATCCGTACGCAGGAAGGGACCGGACATGGCGGCTGA
- a CDS encoding NAD(P)/FAD-dependent oxidoreductase, translating to MAAERAHLAVIGAGPAGLAAALAAAGRGVRVTLIDSAARAGGQFYRQPAAGLRARRPRALHHGWRTWERLSRALAVQVEAGTITHLADHHVWLVDRVDRVDRLARMDRVARMEGMEGTERVDRSGTAHLPAGTGGFVVHALRGPLQEDPGTVRADAVLLATGGYEKLLPFPGWTLPGVVTAGGAQAMLKGTLVVPGRTAVVAGTGPLLLPVATGLAAAGVEVAALVESADPRAFLRRAGALAAQPGKVAEGAGYAARLLRHRVPLRTRHAVVEAHGEARLGAVTVAALDADGHVRPGTERRIPCDTLAVGHGMLPHTDLADGLGCRVEGVRVHVDEEQRTDVPGVWAAGETTGVGGAALSLAEGRIAGHSIAARLRGAEPDPRDRSAATRSRTRLRAFSAALDAVYAPPARWTERVTDDTVVCRCEEVTAGAVRAAVDELGAGDVRTVKLLTRAGMGWCQGRMCEPAVAGLTGCEQTPVRRLLARPVPLGVLAVAGEPTDD from the coding sequence ATGGCGGCTGAACGGGCGCACCTCGCGGTGATCGGCGCGGGTCCGGCGGGCCTGGCCGCCGCCCTGGCCGCGGCGGGGCGCGGGGTCCGGGTCACCCTGATCGATTCCGCCGCCCGGGCGGGCGGACAGTTCTACCGTCAGCCCGCGGCCGGGCTGCGGGCGCGGCGCCCGCGGGCCCTGCACCACGGGTGGCGCACCTGGGAACGGCTGTCGCGAGCACTCGCCGTCCAGGTGGAGGCAGGCACGATCACGCACCTGGCGGACCATCACGTATGGCTCGTGGACCGCGTGGACCGCGTGGACCGCCTGGCACGCATGGACCGCGTGGCACGCATGGAAGGCATGGAAGGCACGGAACGCGTCGACCGCTCCGGCACGGCGCACCTGCCCGCGGGCACCGGCGGCTTCGTCGTGCACGCGCTCCGGGGGCCCCTCCAGGAGGACCCCGGCACGGTCCGCGCCGACGCGGTCCTCCTCGCCACGGGCGGCTACGAGAAGCTGCTGCCCTTCCCGGGCTGGACCCTTCCCGGCGTCGTCACCGCGGGCGGTGCTCAGGCCATGCTCAAGGGGACGCTCGTCGTGCCCGGCCGCACGGCTGTCGTGGCCGGCACCGGCCCGCTGCTGCTGCCCGTGGCGACCGGGCTGGCCGCGGCCGGGGTCGAGGTCGCCGCGCTCGTCGAGTCGGCCGACCCGCGGGCGTTCCTGCGCCGTGCGGGGGCGCTGGCGGCACAGCCGGGAAAGGTCGCCGAAGGCGCCGGGTACGCGGCCCGGCTCCTGCGGCACCGCGTCCCCCTGCGCACGCGGCACGCCGTCGTCGAGGCACACGGCGAGGCACGGCTCGGCGCCGTGACCGTCGCCGCGCTCGACGCCGACGGACACGTCAGGCCCGGCACCGAGCGGCGCATCCCGTGCGACACGCTCGCGGTCGGGCACGGCATGCTGCCGCACACCGACCTCGCCGACGGGCTCGGCTGCCGCGTCGAGGGCGTCCGGGTACACGTCGACGAGGAGCAGCGGACCGACGTGCCGGGCGTGTGGGCCGCGGGTGAGACCACCGGCGTCGGCGGCGCGGCCCTTTCGCTCGCCGAGGGCCGCATCGCGGGACACTCGATCGCCGCCCGGCTGCGCGGCGCGGAACCCGACCCGCGCGACCGGTCCGCGGCCACCAGGTCCCGTACGCGGCTGCGGGCATTCTCCGCCGCGCTCGACGCCGTCTACGCGCCGCCCGCGCGGTGGACGGAGCGGGTCACCGACGACACCGTCGTCTGCCGCTGCGAGGAGGTCACCGCCGGGGCGGTCCGCGCGGCCGTCGACGAACTGGGCGCGGGCGACGTACGCACCGTGAAGCTGCTCACCCGCGCGGGGATGGGCTGGTGCCAGGGCCGGATGTGCGAGCCCGCCGTCGCCGGACTCACCGGTTGCGAACAGACCCCCGTACGAAGGCTGTTGGCACGCCCCGTCCCGCTCGGGGTGCTCGCCGTGGCCGGGGAGCCGACGGACGACTGA
- a CDS encoding dihydrodipicolinate synthase family protein, translated as MTTTENRPWHGVLVATALPLNDDLSVNHDRYAAHCAWLVENGCDGVVPNGSLGEYQVLTPEERARVVETAVSAVGGSRVMPGVAAYGSAEARRWAEQARDAGCESVMLLPPNAYRADERSVLAHYAAVAEVGVPVVAYNNPIDTKVDLVPELLAKLHAEGFVQGVKEFSGDVRRAYRIAELAPELDLLVGADDVLLELATAGAKGWVAGYPNALPAASVELYHAAVKGDLDTAGRLYRQLHPLLRWDSRVEFVQAIKLSMDLVGRPGGPVRPPRVPLLPEQEAAVRAATEKAVAAGLG; from the coding sequence ATGACCACCACCGAGAACCGTCCCTGGCACGGCGTCCTCGTCGCCACCGCGCTCCCGCTGAACGACGACCTCTCCGTGAACCACGACCGGTACGCCGCGCACTGCGCCTGGCTCGTCGAGAACGGCTGCGACGGAGTCGTCCCCAACGGTTCGCTGGGCGAGTACCAGGTGCTCACACCGGAGGAGCGCGCGCGGGTCGTCGAGACGGCCGTGTCGGCGGTCGGCGGTTCCAGGGTGATGCCCGGCGTCGCCGCCTACGGTTCCGCCGAGGCCCGCCGCTGGGCCGAGCAGGCCCGCGACGCCGGCTGCGAGTCCGTGATGCTGCTGCCGCCCAACGCCTACCGCGCCGACGAGCGTTCCGTCCTCGCCCACTACGCGGCGGTCGCCGAGGTCGGCGTCCCGGTCGTCGCCTACAACAACCCGATCGACACCAAGGTCGACCTGGTGCCCGAACTCCTCGCGAAGCTGCACGCGGAAGGGTTCGTCCAAGGCGTCAAGGAGTTCTCCGGCGATGTGCGCCGCGCCTACCGGATCGCTGAACTAGCCCCGGAACTCGACCTGTTGGTCGGCGCGGACGACGTCCTCCTGGAACTCGCGACGGCGGGCGCCAAGGGCTGGGTGGCCGGCTACCCGAACGCACTGCCCGCAGCGAGCGTCGAGCTCTACCACGCCGCCGTCAAGGGCGACCTCGACACGGCCGGCCGGCTCTACCGGCAGCTGCATCCGCTGCTGCGCTGGGACTCCCGGGTCGAGTTCGTCCAGGCCATCAAGCTGTCCATGGACCTCGTCGGCCGGCCGGGCGGCCCGGTGCGCCCGCCACGTGTCCCGCTGCTGCCCGAGCAGGAGGCCGCCGTGCGCGCGGCCACCGAGAAGGCCGTCGCGGCCGGCCTCGGCTGA
- a CDS encoding proline racemase family protein — MRSKLVLHAVDSHTEGMPTRVITGGIGTVPGATMNERRLYFREHRDDIKQFLMNEPRGHAAMSGAILQPSTRPDCDYGVLYIEVSGYLPMCGHGTIGVATVLVETGMVEVVEPVTTIRLDTPAGPVVAEVEVEDGAAKAVTLKNVPSFSAGLDRKVTLADGRTVTYDLAYGGNFYAILPLERLGLPFDRTRQDDILKAALSLMEAINAEDEPVHPEDPTIRGCHHVHLYAPGATARHSRHAMAIHPGWFDRSPCGTGTSARMAQLHARGELPLHTEFVNESFIGTRFTGRLLGTTEVAGVPAVLPSFTGRAWITGTAQYLLDPSDPFPAGFIL, encoded by the coding sequence ATGCGCAGCAAGCTCGTCCTGCACGCCGTCGACTCGCACACCGAGGGGATGCCCACCCGCGTGATCACCGGCGGCATCGGCACCGTCCCCGGCGCGACGATGAACGAACGGCGGCTGTACTTCCGCGAACACCGCGACGACATCAAGCAGTTCCTGATGAACGAGCCGCGTGGCCACGCGGCGATGAGCGGCGCCATCCTGCAGCCCTCCACCCGTCCCGACTGCGACTACGGGGTACTCTACATCGAGGTCTCGGGCTACCTCCCGATGTGCGGGCACGGGACCATCGGCGTCGCCACCGTCCTGGTGGAGACCGGCATGGTCGAGGTCGTCGAGCCCGTCACCACCATCCGCCTCGACACCCCAGCCGGCCCGGTCGTCGCCGAGGTCGAGGTCGAGGACGGCGCCGCGAAGGCGGTCACGCTCAAGAACGTGCCGTCCTTCTCGGCCGGGCTCGACCGGAAGGTCACCCTGGCCGATGGCCGGACGGTGACCTACGACCTCGCGTACGGCGGCAACTTCTACGCGATCCTGCCACTGGAGCGGCTCGGACTGCCCTTCGACCGCACCCGCCAGGACGACATCCTCAAGGCGGCCCTGTCGCTCATGGAGGCCATCAACGCCGAGGACGAACCGGTCCATCCCGAGGACCCGACCATCCGGGGCTGCCACCACGTCCACCTGTACGCGCCCGGTGCCACCGCACGGCACTCGCGGCACGCGATGGCGATCCACCCCGGCTGGTTCGACCGCTCGCCCTGCGGCACCGGCACCAGCGCGCGGATGGCCCAGCTGCACGCGCGCGGCGAACTCCCGCTGCACACCGAGTTCGTGAACGAGTCCTTCATCGGGACGCGGTTCACGGGACGGCTGCTCGGCACCACCGAGGTCGCCGGCGTCCCCGCCGTGCTGCCCAGCTTCACCGGCCGCGCGTGGATCACCGGCACCGCCCAGTACCTGCTGGACCCCTCCGATCCGTTCCCGGCCGGATTCATTTTGTAG